A single window of Streptomyces aquilus DNA harbors:
- a CDS encoding amino-acid N-acetyltransferase: protein MSAESSSPQSPEVTAKAITVRRARTSDVPAVRSLLDEYVQRRILLDKATVTLYEDIQEFWVAERDDNGEVVGCGALHVMWEDLAEVRTLAVKRGLKGAGVGHQLLEKLLHTARWLGVRRVFCLTFEVDFFGKHGFVEIGETPVDTDVYAELLRSYDEGVAEFLGLERVKPNTLGNSRMLLHL, encoded by the coding sequence ATGTCAGCAGAGAGCTCGTCTCCTCAGAGCCCCGAAGTCACCGCAAAAGCCATCACCGTCCGGCGGGCCCGCACCAGCGATGTGCCGGCGGTGCGCAGTCTCCTCGACGAGTACGTACAGCGACGCATCCTGCTCGACAAAGCGACGGTGACGCTTTACGAGGACATCCAGGAGTTCTGGGTCGCCGAACGGGACGACAACGGCGAGGTCGTCGGCTGCGGCGCACTGCACGTGATGTGGGAAGACCTTGCCGAAGTCCGTACTCTCGCGGTGAAGCGCGGCCTGAAGGGTGCCGGTGTCGGGCATCAGTTGCTGGAGAAGTTGCTGCACACTGCGCGCTGGCTCGGTGTTCGCCGGGTTTTCTGTCTGACCTTCGAAGTGGACTTCTTCGGCAAGCACGGCTTCGTCGAGATCGGTGAGACGCCCGTCGACACCGATGTCTACGCGGAGCTCTTGCGTTCCTATGACGAGGGTGTCGCGGAGTTCCTGGGGCTCGAACGAGTGAAACCGAACACCTTGGGCAACAGCCGGATGCTTCTGCATCTGTGA
- a CDS encoding histone-like nucleoid-structuring protein Lsr2: MAQKVQVLLVDDLDGGEADETVTFALDGKTYEIDLTTANADKLRGLLEPYVKGGRRTGGRAAGGRGKARAASGGGSQDTALIRAWAKENGHDVNDRGRVPAAIREAYEKANA, translated from the coding sequence GTGGCACAGAAGGTTCAGGTCCTTCTTGTCGACGACCTCGACGGCGGCGAGGCGGACGAGACCGTGACGTTCGCGCTGGACGGCAAGACGTACGAGATCGATCTCACGACTGCCAATGCGGACAAGCTCCGTGGCCTTCTCGAGCCTTACGTGAAGGGCGGTCGTCGTACCGGAGGCCGTGCTGCGGGCGGTCGCGGAAAGGCGCGCGCCGCTTCCGGCGGCGGCAGCCAGGACACCGCGCTGATCCGCGCGTGGGCGAAGGAGAACGGCCACGACGTCAACGACCGCGGTCGTGTTCCCGCGGCTATTCGCGAGGCGTACGAGAAGGCCAACGCCTGA